One window from the genome of Hippoglossus hippoglossus isolate fHipHip1 chromosome 6, fHipHip1.pri, whole genome shotgun sequence encodes:
- the LOC117762757 gene encoding G1/S-specific cyclin-D1-like isoform X2 translates to MESLLLCCEADRPARAYRDSNLLTDRVLRALLRAEDKYLPAPNYFKCVQREIAPYMRRIVATWVLEVCEEQRCEEEVFPLAINYIDRFLSVEPTKKNHLQLLGAACMFLASKLKETIPLTADKLCIYTDNSITPTQLLKMELLVLNKLKWDLASVTPLDFIDHFLSQLPVRRESRTILRKHAQTFAELCATDNKFIASPPSMVAAGSMVAAVEGLQMKMVGNALMSHKLTEQLAQTIRSDPVGLPSSMSGTN, encoded by the exons ATGGAGTCCCTGCTTCTGTGCTGTGAAGCGGACAGGCCTGCCAGGGCCTACCGGGACTCCAACCTGTTGACTGACCGGGTCCTGCGTGCGCTCCTTCGGGCTGAAGACAAGTACCTCCCAGCTCCCAACTATTTCAAGTGCGTCCAGAGAGAAATAGCTCCGTACATGAGGAGGATAGTGGCTACCTGGGTGTTGGAG GTGTGTGAGGAGCAAAGATGTGAGGAGGAAGTTTTCCCGCTGGCTATAAACTACATAGACCGCTTCCTGTCAGTGGAACCCACCAAGAAGAACCACCTTCAGTTATTGGGAGCTGCCTGTATGTTTCTGGCATCCAAACTCAAGGAGACAATCCCACTCACTGCTGATAAACTCTGCATCTACACAGACAACTCTATAACACCTACTCAGCTGCTG AAAATGGAGCTACTGGTTTTGAATAAACTCAAATGGGACCTGGCTTCAGTAACCCCTCTTGACTTCATCGATCACTTCCTGTCCCAGCTGCCTgtcaggagagagagcaggaccATACTCAGGAAGCACGCTCAGACCTTTGCAGAGCTGTGTGCCACAG ATAATAAATTCATAGCCAGCCCTCCATCCATGGTAGCAGCAGGCAGCATGGTGGCAGCAGTGGAGGGCTTACAGATGAAAATGGTGGGAAATGCCTTGatgtcacacaaactgacagagcAACTTGCACAGACCATTAGGAGTGACCCAGTAG GACTGCCTTCgagcatgtcaggaacaaaTTGA
- the LOC117762757 gene encoding G1/S-specific cyclin-D1-like isoform X1 produces MESLLLCCEADRPARAYRDSNLLTDRVLRALLRAEDKYLPAPNYFKCVQREIAPYMRRIVATWVLEVCEEQRCEEEVFPLAINYIDRFLSVEPTKKNHLQLLGAACMFLASKLKETIPLTADKLCIYTDNSITPTQLLKMELLVLNKLKWDLASVTPLDFIDHFLSQLPVRRESRTILRKHAQTFAELCATDNKFIASPPSMVAAGSMVAAVEGLQMKMVGNALMSHKLTEQLAQTIRSDPDCLRACQEQIESLLQTSLRQAQQQHSVTVETKNIGERQDLSTTPTDVRDINI; encoded by the exons ATGGAGTCCCTGCTTCTGTGCTGTGAAGCGGACAGGCCTGCCAGGGCCTACCGGGACTCCAACCTGTTGACTGACCGGGTCCTGCGTGCGCTCCTTCGGGCTGAAGACAAGTACCTCCCAGCTCCCAACTATTTCAAGTGCGTCCAGAGAGAAATAGCTCCGTACATGAGGAGGATAGTGGCTACCTGGGTGTTGGAG GTGTGTGAGGAGCAAAGATGTGAGGAGGAAGTTTTCCCGCTGGCTATAAACTACATAGACCGCTTCCTGTCAGTGGAACCCACCAAGAAGAACCACCTTCAGTTATTGGGAGCTGCCTGTATGTTTCTGGCATCCAAACTCAAGGAGACAATCCCACTCACTGCTGATAAACTCTGCATCTACACAGACAACTCTATAACACCTACTCAGCTGCTG AAAATGGAGCTACTGGTTTTGAATAAACTCAAATGGGACCTGGCTTCAGTAACCCCTCTTGACTTCATCGATCACTTCCTGTCCCAGCTGCCTgtcaggagagagagcaggaccATACTCAGGAAGCACGCTCAGACCTTTGCAGAGCTGTGTGCCACAG ATAATAAATTCATAGCCAGCCCTCCATCCATGGTAGCAGCAGGCAGCATGGTGGCAGCAGTGGAGGGCTTACAGATGAAAATGGTGGGAAATGCCTTGatgtcacacaaactgacagagcAACTTGCACAGACCATTAGGAGTGACCCA GACTGCCTTCgagcatgtcaggaacaaaTTGAGTCGCTGCTGCAGACCAGTCTCAGACAAGCACAACAGCAACACTCTGTTACTGTGGAAACTAAGAACATTGGCGAGAGGCAGGACCTCTCAACTACACCCACAGATGTCCGTGACATAAACATCTGA